In the Pseudonocardia sediminis genome, ACACCCCGGACCGCGCCGCGGCCCGCGAGAGGTTCGTCTCCGATTACCTGTCGACCGGACATCGCGACCACCCTGCGCAGGGCTGTGCCGCAGTCGCCCTGGCGACCGACGCAGCCCACCGGGAGGCCGATGACCCTCTCCATCGCAGCTACGTCGCCGGGCTGCGTGCCATGGTGGAGGCACTGGTCGCGCTGGGCCCCGCCGCACACGGCGAGCAGCCACCGGGGCCGGGTCGGTCCGGCGCCCCGGATGCCGACGGTGATCCCGAAGCCACGGCGCTCGCCGACCTCGCCACCCTCGTCGGGGCGGTGGTCGTCGCCCGTGCCACCGTCGGCGACGACGTCTCCGAGCGTGTCCTCGCCGCCGCGCGTGACCGCTTGCTGCAGCGCTGACGGCTCAGGCTACGGAACACCGCGGTCTCCCAGCGTTCGACGTAGCGGCGGCGCCGCCGGTCGAACGCCTTGCGCCACGGCTCCTCCAGCGACCGGTCCTCCCGCTGATAGATGCTGACCAGGTCGTGGCGGGCCAGGGTGAAGCCGACGTGGAGGAACGCTCCGCGGCTCCGCGACTTGACGCGGCGATGATCGGCCGCTCGACGCCCAGGCCGCCGTTGAGCTGCCGCCGTACCCCGCCGAGGCTCCCGACGACCGCCTCGGCGGGCACCGGGGACCCCGGTGAAGTAGACGTCGTTGACGGTGTGCCCGTACATCGTGTCGATCGGACGGATCACGACACCGAGCGCGTCCGCGGGAACCATCAGCAGAGTGAGGCCCTCGTGCTTGCTGCCGGAGGAGTCGGGGAGGGCCAGCACCAGGATGTGCCGGGCCAGGTGGTCCAGGTGGTCCACGTCTTCTGCCCATCGAGCACGAACCCGTCCTCGTCGCGGACCGGGGGCATCCGAGCCGCGGCGAGATCGGATCCGGCACCGGGCTCGCTCAACGCGATCGCTTCGAAGTTCCCTGCGCAGATGGGCTCGACGACGGTCCGCTTCTGTTCGTCGGTCCGCCAGCGCAGGCAGGTCTGCGCGGCGGTCAACCCGGTTCCGTAGGCCGTGGTGGGAGCGCGTCCGCGCGCGGACCTCCTCGAGGAACAGGCATTCTTCGACGAACGTGCCTCCCTGCCGCGCCGGACGGCGCCGGCGAAGCCACGCTGTTCCACGGAGAAGCGCATGTCAGTGGGTGCGGTAGCTGCCGAAGTCCGGCTGCCGCTTCTCGTTGAACGCGGTGATGCCTTCCTTGGCCTCCTCGGTCTCGCCGAACAGCTTCAGCGTTGTGTAGGCCATGTTGCCGATGCTGATGAGATGTTCGGTGTCGGTGTTGAAGGACTGCTTGAGCACCTTCAGCGCGGTGGGGGAGTAGGCGTTCATCGTGTCCGCCCACTCGCGGACCGCGGTGCGCAGCTCCGCTGCCGGGACCACCTTGTTGACCAGGCCCCAGTCCAGGGCCTCCTCGGCGGACAGCCTGCGCAGCATGAACCAGATCTCGCGGGCGCGCTTCTCCCCGACGACCCGGGCCAGGTAGCCGGAGCCGAGGCCGGCGTCGAACGATCCGACCTTCGGCCCGTTCTGTCCGAACGTCGCGGTGTCGGCGGCGATGGTCAGATCGGCGAGCACGTGGAGCACGTGGCCTCCACCGATGGCGATGCCGTTGACCGCGGCGACGACCGGCTTGGGCACATCCCGGATCACCCGGTGCAGGGACTCGACCTCGAACAGGCCGGACTCCGAGGGCCCGTAGTCCCCGGACTCCATACGCTGCTTCTGGTCCCCGCCGGAGCAGAACGCCTTGTCGCCCGCGCCGGTCAGCGCGATGACCCCGACCCCGTCGTCGGCCCAGGCGAACTTGAAGGCGAGGACGAGCTCGTCGACCGTGCGAGCGCGGAACGCGTTGTACCGCTCGGGACGATTGATGGTGATCCACGCCAGGCCGTCATCGACCTCGTAGGTGATGTCGGTGAGGTCCTCGGGCTTCATCTCGTCCCTTTCCTCGACGGTGAGTACGGCGTGCGGACCGTAGCGCTTGTCGACGACGGCGGTACCTGCTGAGGATGATCGTCTCGTCGACGCGGAAGGTGTTCTCGGACAGCGCGGCGGCAGCCCGAGCGTCGAGCAGCTCGCCGGCGAACGGCAGCTCGCTCTCGTCGAGCCGCAGGCCGCGCACAGCCGGGTCCGGATGTCCAGGCGACTCAGCGGTCGATCGTCGCGGCGCTGAAGGCCGTGAGCACGTCCTGTCCCTCGGCGGCCAGGGACGTGTAGCCGTACGTCCCCTCATCGCGGAGCTCGCGCGCGGCCCGGGCCATCGCGGCGTACGCGACCTGCCCGAACGCGCCGCCGACGGAGATCCGGGCGACTCCGACCGACGCGAGCTCGGCCACCGGCGGTAGCCCGGCCCGGGCCAGCACGGACACCGGTCGGTCCACCGATGACACGACGGCCCGCACCTCGTCGAGTGTCGTCAGGCCGGGCGCGTACAGCACGTCGGCTCCGGCCTCCTGGAACGCCTGCAGGCGCGCGATCGTGTCGTCGAGGTCTGGGTTGCCGCGGAAGAAGTTGTCGGCCCGGGCGGTCAGGACCAGCCGCCCACGAGCCGCGTTCGCGGCCGCGGTGACCCGCTCGACCGCCTCGGGCAGCGGGCAGATCGCGCCGCCGACCCAGTCCTCGATGGAACAGCCGGCGAGTCCGGTCGAGGCGGCTCGGCCGACGATGGCGCGGATTCCCGCCGGTCCCTCCGCGAATCCGTCCTCGAGGTCTGCGGAGACCGGTACGTCGACGGCCGCGACCAGCTTCGAGGCGTGATCGAGCGCCTCGCCCGGAACGACCGAGCCGTCCGGGCGCCCGAGCGTCGCCGCGTGCCCGCTGCTCGTCGTCCCGAGCGCGCGGAAGCCGAGCGACGCGAGGACCCGGGCGCTGCCGATGTCGTACGGGTTCGGCATCAACAGTGGGCTGCCCGGGACGTGCAACGCGGCGAACGCCTCAGCGCTGTTCTCCATGCCGCCGAGTCTAGGTGCCCGCCACGACGTCGATCACGACGCACGGGGTGACGACCGCGCTCCCGAAACGAGTGCCGACGGTGGTCCGACCGGCCGGGCCGAGTACGGTGCGCCGGTGCACGGGGGCCGGACGATCATGGCCCTCGTCGCACTGGTCCTGGCCGGCACCGTCGGCTGCGCTGCCTCTCCGGCACCGGCCACCGCACCGAGGGCCACACCGTCGCCGCCCCTGTCGCGGCTGACCGGGCTACCGTCGGACCCGGGTGCTCCGGTGTTCGCCGTGAAGATCGACAACACGGCGAAGGCGCGCCCGTGGGACGGCGTGGAGTCCGCCGACATCGTCTACGTCGAGCCGGTCGAGGGTGGTCTCACCCGGCTGCTGGCCGTGTTCGCGTCCCGGCTGCCGACGTCGGTCGGGCCGGTGCGCAGCGCCCGTGAGACCGACATCGGCGTTCTCGGCGCCTACGGCAGGCCGGCCCTCGTCTTCTCGGGCGCCGCCCCGCCCGTCCTGGACCAGATCCTCACCGCGCCGGTGGTCCCGACCGTGCCGCGCGACGTACCGGGGGCGTTCCGGCGCGACGACCGGCGGCCGGCGCCGGTGAACGTCTACGTGGACCTGGCGGCCCTGCGCGGATCGGTCCCGCAGGCCGGCCCGGCCCGCGACATCGGACTGCGCTTCGGTCCGGTGCCGGCCGGAGGAGCGCCGGTCCCGGGGCGCACCGTGCAGGTGGGCTCCACCCCGGTCACCGTCACGTGGAACGGCCGGGACGACGCCTGGACGGTCGCGACCGGCGGTGAGACCGCGGTGTTCGGTCCCGACCGGCGACCGGTGCAGGCGGACACGGTGCTCGTGCAACGGGTCCGCGTCGGGGAGTCGTCGATCCGGGACAGCGCCGGCTCCGTCTCCCCGATCGCGATCACCGTGGGCGAGGGCGAGGCCGAGGTCCTGCGTGACGGCCGGTCCTTCCCCGCGCGGTGGTCCCGCCCGGCTCCGGGCGCCCCCACCCCGCCTGACCGGGCCCGACGGCCGGGAGGTGCCTCTGAGCCCGGGGCGTACGTGGGTGCTGCTCACCGCGCAGTGACGCGCCGGCCGGGGTCGGTGTCCGAGGCGGGGGCGGGGGCGGGGCCGATGTCGCCATCTCGTGCCCGGCACGGCGTGAGCACGGTGCGGGTGAACGGGCCGCCGTTCGCCGCGGCGTGCGCGACCGCCTCGTCGGCCCGGTCGAGCCCGAACGTCGTGACCTGCTCGTGGTCGAGGTCGAGCAGCCCGGACCGGACCAGCGCCACCACCCCGGTGACGGCGTCGCGCGGGTACATCCACTGCCCGCGCACGGTGACCGAGTTCCGCATCAGCCACGGGTAGGGCAGCGCCAGGTCGTCCCCGCCCAGCATGCCGACCCCGCCCATCAGCACCACGCGCCCGTACTCCCGCACCGCCATCGCCGCGGCGCGCACCACCGCCGCGTCGGCGGCCGGGGGCAGGAGGTCGAGGACGACGTCGACCGGGCCCGCGGCCGCACGCAGCGCGGCGGTGTCGGCCTCGGCGTCCCCGCCGAGCACGACGGTGCGGACCCGGGGACCGAAGCGCTCACGCAGGTCCTGCAGCACCGCGCGGTTGCGCCCGGCGGCCACGACCGCACCGGCCCCCATCGCCAGCCCGGTGGCCACCGCGGCGCTGCCGAAGTTCCCGGTCGCCCCGCTGACCAGCAGCGTCTCGCCGGCCTTCAGCCCGGCCGCGAGGAGCCCGCCGTAGGGGACGAGATACACCCCGACGGCACTGAAGCCGACGGGGTCCACACCCTCGTGGAGCGGTGCGACGTTCTCGGTCGGCACGACCATCCGCTCCGTGAACGATCCGTCGTGGAAGTGCCGCGACAGCCGCAGCCCGCCCTCGCCCCGCGAGCTCCAGCCCTGCAAGGTGATGTCCGGCGTGCGTGCGTCGTCGCGTGAGCGCACGGTGGCGTCGCACCACACCAGGTCGCCGGTGCTCAGCCGGGTGGCGTCCGGGCCCGCGGCGAGCACACGGCCCACCCCTCCCAGCCCGGGGACCACCGGCGGCTCCAGGGGATAACGCCGCTGCCCGGAGAAGACCTCTGCGGCGTAGGGCAGGACGCACGTCGCGAGCACCTCGACGAGGACCTCGCCGCCGCCGGGTCGCGGTTCGACGACCTCCCTCACGACCAGCGGTTCCCCGAACCGTTCCAGCACTGCAGCTCTCATCGTGAACCGTCCCTTCCGTTGTCGTGAACCCGACGCTAGGCCGGTGCGTGGCCATGCGGCCAACGACTCTTCGGCATACCGGCCATGCGTCCTCGTCATGGACCCGGGCGTTGCGCAGGCCGGTCGGCGGGCTCGAGATCAGGCGGGTCCGCCCAGTGCCCGGGCGACGGCGGCGACGGCAGCGGGGCGCGGTCCGGGTGGTTCGGCCAGCACGGTCCGTCGCTGCTCGACCGAACCGGCGTCCTCCACGGGCAGAAGCAGGATTCCCGGTGGGAGTGCGGGGGCGAGTGCCTCGGGCACGGTGGTGATCCCGCAACCCGCCTGCACCAGGTGCAGTTTGGTCAGCCAGTCGCGGGCGTGGTGACGCACCCGGGGGTGTCCGGGCAGGCCGGGCCAGACCCCGAGGAGCGGCTCGGTCGCGGTCGCGGGGCCGGCGATCCAGTCGGCGTCGGTGAGGTCGGCGACGGTCAGTGCCCCGAGGCCGGAGAACGGGCCGGGATCGGCCACCGCCACCCGCAGGGCGCCCTCGTCGAGGGTCTGCAGCCGCAGCCGGGGAAGTTCGGTGTCCGGTGGGTGGTGCGGCGGGCGGGAGCTGATCACCGCGAGGTCGAGGGTGCCGGCGCGCAGGGCACGGACCAGGGCCGGGGTGGTGCCGTCACGGGTGATGACCTCGATGTGGGGGTGCCGGCGGCGCAGCGTGGACAGCGCGCGGGGGAGCAGTGCCGCACCGGCGCTGAGGTAGACGCCCAGACGAACCGGTTCGATGGTCGCCTCGGCCCCGGACAGCTCGCGTCCGGCCGCCGCGATCGCATCCAGGGCGACGCGGGCGTGCCGGAGCAGCGTCTGGCCGGCGGGGGTGAGCCGGGCGCCGGCGGCGGAGCGCTCGATCAAGGCGGCGCCTGCGGCCCGTTCCAGTGCGGCCACCTGCCGGGACACCGCGGGCTGGGTATAGCCCAGCGCAGCTGCCGCCGCGGTGAAGGTGCCGCGTTCGGCGATCGCGCGGAGCACACGCAGACCGGTGATCGTCGGCTCCATTATCGGATCGTATAAGCGACCTACCGGATGTGCGTGCGATGCATGACGTGGCTCGGCGTCACGGTCTCCGGTCCGTCCGCCTCGGGCGGTTCTCGAGGTCTTCGAAGATGAGTGACGTGCGGGTTCCGAGCACCCCGGGCATGTCCTGCAGGCGTTCGAGGACCAGGCGGCGTAGTGCGTCGTTGTCGGTGGTCCGCACCAGCAGGATGACGTCGAACTCGCCACCTACGAGGGCCATGTGGTGGATCTCGGGGATCTCACGCAGGCGTTCGCGCAGCTCCCGCCAGGCGCTCTGGCGAACCGTCATCGTCACGTAGGCGGAGGTCGTGAGGCCCATGGCGGCGGGGTCGGTGAGGACGGTGAACCCGGTGACCACGGAGGAGCCGGTGAGGCGCTCGAGCCGGGTGTAGGCGGCGGCACGGGAGATCGGGATCCGTTCGGCCAGCGCCCGGACCGAGAGCCGGCCGTCGGCCTCCAGCTCCGCGATGATCCGCCGGTCCACCTCGTCGAGTCGCGCCGCGTCGTCCATGCTCGCCTCCCCTGATCGGGCCGATGGTCCGGTCGCCCACCGTGCCGCGGTGCCGCCGCGAGACGGATGGCGCGGCCGCAGCACGACCGGCGGTCATCCGTCTCGACATGGTTGCCGGTACTTTACGTTCGTCGGGGCCGGGGGACATCGTGATCAACGAAGTGTTCGTCGATCGCTCGAAGAAGGTGTGACCGTGCAGGTCATCGAGTCACCGCAGTCGTCGCACGTGCGGATCGCCGGTCGCGAGGTGCTGAACTTCGCCACGAACGACTACCTGGGGCTGGCCGACGACCCCGGGGTGATCGAGGCCGCGAAGCGGGCGCTCGACCGTCGGGGCTTCGGGATGGCGAGCGTCCGGTTCGTCGCCGGGACCCAGGACCTGCACGTCGAGCTGGAGTCGGCGCTCTCGGACCTGCTGGGCACCGAGGGGACCGTGCTGTTCTCCTCGTGCTTCGACGCGAACGGCGGCCTGTTCGAGGCGCTGCTCGACGAGCGGGACGTCGTGATCAGCGACGAGCTGAACCACGCGTCGATCATCGACGGCATCCGCCTGTGCCGTGCCGGGCGCCGCCGTTACCGCCACCGCGACACCGACGATCTGGGCGAGCAGCTCGCGCTGACCCGCGGGGCTCGCCGCCGGGTCGTCGTCACCGACGGCGTCTTCTCGATGGACGGCTCCTACGCCCCGCTGGCGCAGATATGTCGTCTCGCGGCGGTCCACGACGCCCTCGTGGTGGTGGACGACTCGCACGCGGTCGGCGTCGTCGGGGCGACCGGCGCAGGCACCCCCGAGCTGCTCGGGGTGGCCGATCAGGTCGACGTGGTGACCGGGACGCTGGGCAAGGCCCTCGGCGGCGCCGCCGGCGGCTACGTGAGCGGGCGTCGTCACGTCGTCGACGTCGTCCGTCGGCGGGCGCGGCCCTACCTGTTCTCCAACGCCCTGCCGCCGCCGATCGTCGCGGGCGCCGCCACGGCGCTGCGCATCTCGGTGACCGACGTCGAGCGACGTGCGCGGGTGCAGCGCAACGCGGCCGATCTCCGGGCGATGCTCGCCGACGAGGGCTTCGACCTGCTCGGTACGGACCATCCCATCGTCCCGGTGATGATCGGCGACGTCGACGAGGCCGAGCGGATGGCGTCCTCGCTGCGGGAGCGCGGGATCCACGTCGTCGCCTTCGGGTACCCGGTGGTTCCGCACGGTTCCGCACGCCTGCGCATCCAGGTCTCCGCGGCGCACACACCGGACGACCTCCGGCGCTGCACCGCGGCGCTCGTCGCGGCCCGGGCCGACCGGGAGCGGTCGTGACCGGGCCGTGGCACGGCACCGCGCCGGCGTGGTCCGGCTGGCCCGGTGACCGGAAGCTCGCCGTGATGATCACTGTGATGGTCGAGCTCTGGTCGCCCGGCGGGTGGCCTCCGTACGCGCCCATGGCGGCCGCCTGGCCCCTGCCCGGCGCACCGGACCACCACAGCATCTCGTGGTCGCGCTACGGGATCGACGACGGAGCGTGGCGGCTGGCCCGGATCCTGAACTCGAGGTGCATACCGGCGACGTTCGGGGTGAGCGGGCTGGTCGGCGAGGAGCGCCCCGACCTCGTCCGCGCCCTGCACCGCGACGGGCACGAGATCGCCGCGCACTCCTGGACCCAGGACGTCGTCCCCGCGCTGCTCGACGCGGAGGCCGAGGAGGCGAACCTGACGCGGTGCCTGGACGGCATCGGGTCGCTCACCGGCCACCGTCCGGTGGGATGGATGAGCCCCCGCGCGGGGTTCTCCGACCGCACCGCCGACCTGCTGGCCCGGCACGCGATGACCTGGTGGGGCGACCACAACGACCGGGACCTGCCCTCGGTGCTCGCGACGGACCACGGTCCGCTCGTGAGGATCATGCACAGCGACGTCACCGACGTGCGCAGCACCGGAGGCCCGGCCGCCTACCACCGGGACCACCGCGACCTGCTGGCCGTTCTGCTGGCCGAGCCGGGGCCCGGCGTGCTCAACGTGACCGTGCACGCACATGTCGGAGGACGGCCGCTCCCCGCGGCGATGTTCGACCGCGTCCTGACCGAGATCCAGAAGGCCGGGGACTCGGTGTGGATCGCCACCCATCAGCAGGTCGCCGAGCATGTCCTGGCCGACCCGGCAGCCGACGGGAACGGAGGATCAGCCCGATCATGACCACCACACTGGTGATCGGCGGCACCGGCGCCATGGGCACCCGGGTCGTCGAACGACTGTTCCGTGCCGGACGGGGTGATGTCGTCGTCCTCACCCGAGACCCCCGGTCCGCGCAGGCGCTCGAGCTGGCCCGCCGGGGCGGCGACCGGCTCCGGCTTGCCGCCGGCGACCTGACCTGCGACGACGACGTCCGCCGCGCGCTCCGCGGCGTCGACCGCGTCTTCTGCAACACCGACTTCTTCTCCAGCCGCAGCGTCCTGACCGAGTACGAGCAGGGACTGTCCGTCCTGCGAGCGGCCTGCGACGCCGGGGTGGACCGGTTCGTCTACTCGTCGCTGGACAACGCCGTCGCACTGACCGGCGGTGCCATCGAGGTCCCACACTTCGACTCCAAGGCCGCGGTCGCCGCCTGGATCGGCCTGCAGCGTTCGGAGGAGATGATGCGACACGAACACGACGGCTGGTACCGCGAGCACGTCTCGATCATCACCACGTCGCCCTACTTCGAGAACCTCACGCTCCGGCTCGCGCCCCGCTTCGGCGACCTCCCCGACGGGCGGCAGGGGTACCTGTTCTCCCTCCCCCTGGGCCGGGGCCGCTACCCGTTGATCGCCCTCGACGACATCGCCTGGTTCGCCGACTTCATGTTCGAGCACTGGCAGAGCTGGGGTGCCCGGGACCTGGCCGTCGCCGGGGACAACCCGACCGGTGACGAGATCGCCGCGACCTTCGAGGCGGTCACCACGGTCCCCGCCGCCTACGCGCCACTGCCGACCGCTGTCGTGGAGTCCGTCCCGGACGTCGGGCACGACTACGCCGCCCTCGCCCGGTTCATGCAGCACCGCGACATCGTCGCTCGCGACCGCGACATGGAGGCCCTGCGCGGCATCCACCCCGATCTGATGAACCTCGAAGACTGGCTGCGCGCCACCGGCTGGGACGGGACCGAGCGCCGGGCCCAGAGGTTCCCGATCCGGATCGGACCCCGAGACGCCCCCTGAGAACCCGTGCCAGGTCCGCCCGTGCGCCCCGGCGGGGGAAGGTCGTCCCCGACCTGAGCCGCACCGGGTAGTCGCTCGGCCCCTGCGTCGATCAGGTGTCCATGAGGTCGGGTGCGAAGACCTCGTCGATGGTGAAGCGGTGGGCGGACAGGCCCTGTTCGTGCTGGTAGCGCAGGAACGTCTCGAGTGCCGCCCGGTTCGCGGTGATGCCGTAGGGCCACCAGTCCTCGCCCATGAGCGCGATGTCGTCCTCGGCCAGCCGGCTCGCCCACGGCAGCATGGTGTGGACCTGGTAGAGCCGTCGTCCCGCGCCGAGGTAGTGCTCACGTGCGGCGTTCTTGGCGTCGAGGAAACCCTGGTAGGCCGCGCGGGCGAGGTTGGGGTGCGCGGCCAGGGCGTCGGCGCGCACGACGACGGCGTGCATCATCGGGAACAGCCCGGTGCGCCGGTACCAGTCCTGCTCGACCGGGACGTAGTCCTCGAAGAGCCGCCGTACGCCGGGCCCGCCGTAGCTCGCGGGCACGTTCGCGCTGAACAGCGCGTCGATCTCGCCGGTGGCCAGCAGGTCACCGAGGGCCCGCTCGGTCTCGACGGCGATCTCGACGCCCTCGGGCCGGCGCTGCGGTACGAAGTCGAACGGCGCCATCGGGATGTCCAGCCCTCCGAGCACCCAACGGTTGCGCCGCGGGTCGAACCCGTACTCGTCGGCAAGGATCCCTTTGGCCCACACCCCGGAGTCCTGCGAGTACATCCCGAACTCACCGATCGTGCGTCCGACGAGGTCGGCCGGGGTCTCGATGCCGGAGCCGGCATGGACGTAGACGCAGGAGTGCCGGAACACCCGGTTGGGGAACGCGGGGATCGCGACGAACGCCCCCGGTTCCTCCTCCAGCACCCGCAGGAGGAACCCGAGCCCGAGTTCGGCGACCTCGAACTCCCGGTCGCGGAGCATGCGGGCGAAGACGTCTGGGACGACGGGCCCGGTCCGCATCTCGATGTCGTGGCCCGGGAAGGTCGCCGCGCCCTCGAACAGGGCGGCGGTGGTGTCGTAACGCATGGAGCCGACGGTGATCATGGCTCCACGATGCGCCGCCGGGTCCCTCGGGGTCCAAGACCATGTTGCGCTGGGATTCAGCGCGAACGATGCTCAATGCCGTGGAGCTGCGACAACTCACCTACTTCGAGGCCGTCGTGCGGTGCGGTGGGTTCACCCGGGCCGCCGGCGACCTGCGGGTGGCGCAGACGGCGATCTCCGCGCAGGTCCGGCGGCTGGAGTCGGAGCTGGGGGTCACGCTGCTGGCGCGCACCACCCGGCGGGTGAGGCTCACCGAGGCGGGGGAGCTGTTCCTCGATCGGGCCCGGCGGGTGCTGGCCGAGCTGGCGGCCGCGCGCGACGAGGCGGCGCAGGTGGCCGACGTCGTGCGCGGCTCGGTCGCGGTCGGGACCACCGGGGTGCTCGGCGGCCTCGACCTGCCCGCGGTGCTGGCCGGCTTCGCCGCCCGGCACCCGGGCGTCACGCTCTCGTTGCGCACCGGGCTCGTGGACGCCCTCGCCGGCGACCTGGCCGCCGGTGAGCTGGACCTCGTGCTCGGCCCGGTCCATCCCGGTCCGCCGTCGGGAGTCCTCGTCACACCCCTGTCCGACGACCGGCTGGTGCTCGTCACGCCACCGGGCCGGGCCGGCGGCGACCTCACGGCGTTCGCCGGCGAGCCGTTCGTGTGCCTGCCGGTGGGCAGCGGGCTCCGCGAGCTTCTCGACGGCCTCGCCGCCCGGCTCGGGGTGGACCTGCCGGTCCGGTTCGAGGCGTCGGCGCCGGACGGGGTGCGCGACCTCGTCGCCGCCGGGCTCGGGGTCGCGGTGATGGCCGCCTCCGTCGTCGAGCGGCCGGGACCCGCCGTCGGGGTGCACGAGGTGGTGCCGCCGACCTCGCATCCGCCGTTCGGCGTGCTGCACCGCTCGTCGATGTCCCCGGCGGCGCGGGCGCTGCACACCTGGATGATCCGGTCGGCGGGGCCGCCGCCGGGCCGGGAACACCGGCCGGGAACCACCGGTCCGCGCCGGTGATCGGCCCCCTCACCGGCGGGCCGCGTGTCCGGCACGGTCGGGGGCCACTCACACGGCCGGTGTCGACGGACCGACGCGTGTGCGGCGCGCGCCGAGGTCGTCGGCGGTCGAGCGGAGGCGGGCGAAGGCCTCGGTGGTGAGCGGCTCGGGCAGGCCGTAGGGCAGGCGGAGGTGACGTTCGAAGGCTCCGCCGAGGCCGAACCGTGGCCCGGCGGCGAGGCGCAGGCCGTGGTCGGGGGCGGCGGCCGCGAGCGCGGAGCTGATCGGTGCGTCGAGCCCGACCCAGAGCGACAGCCCGCCCGGTCCCGGCGACACCGTCCACGACGGGAACCGGTCGCCGAGAAGCTGCAGCAGGTGCGCGCGCCGTCCGCGCAGCTCGTCGCGCCGGTGCGGGAGATGGCTGTCGAGCTGTTCGAGCAGGACGGTCGAGACGAGCTGGTCGATCACCGACGTGCCCAGGTCGCCGGTCGCCCGGGCCCGGGTGAGCCGCTGGATCGTCGGGGTGGCGGCACGGATCCAGCCGACGCGCAGGCCACCCCAGACGACCTTGGACAGGGAGCCGATCGTGATCGCCTCCGGGAGGAATGCCGCGACGGGTGCCGGCGGGTCGATGTCGAGGGCGAGCTCGGCGAGCGTCTCGTCGACGATCACCGGGCAGCCGAGGCGGAGTGCCTCGCGGGCCGCGGTGTCCATGCAGTACCCGGTGGGGTTGTGGAAGTCGGGCACGAGGTAGGCGAGTGCGCAGCCACGGCTCGCATCGGCGAGTGCCGGCAGGTCCCAGCCGCCGTCCCGGAGGGCGACGGGCGAGATCCGCACCGCGGCCCGGGACAGGGCCGCCAGCGCCTGCGGGTAGGTC is a window encoding:
- a CDS encoding 4,5-dihydroxyphthalate decarboxylase, whose product is MRYDTTAALFEGAATFPGHDIEMRTGPVVPDVFARMLRDREFEVAELGLGFLLRVLEEEPGAFVAIPAFPNRVFRHSCVYVHAGSGIETPADLVGRTIGEFGMYSQDSGVWAKGILADEYGFDPRRNRWVLGGLDIPMAPFDFVPQRRPEGVEIAVETERALGDLLATGEIDALFSANVPASYGGPGVRRLFEDYVPVEQDWYRRTGLFPMMHAVVVRADALAAHPNLARAAYQGFLDAKNAAREHYLGAGRRLYQVHTMLPWASRLAEDDIALMGEDWWPYGITANRAALETFLRYQHEQGLSAHRFTIDEVFAPDLMDT
- a CDS encoding LysR family transcriptional regulator, translating into MELRQLTYFEAVVRCGGFTRAAGDLRVAQTAISAQVRRLESELGVTLLARTTRRVRLTEAGELFLDRARRVLAELAAARDEAAQVADVVRGSVAVGTTGVLGGLDLPAVLAGFAARHPGVTLSLRTGLVDALAGDLAAGELDLVLGPVHPGPPSGVLVTPLSDDRLVLVTPPGRAGGDLTAFAGEPFVCLPVGSGLRELLDGLAARLGVDLPVRFEASAPDGVRDLVAAGLGVAVMAASVVERPGPAVGVHEVVPPTSHPPFGVLHRSSMSPAARALHTWMIRSAGPPPGREHRPGTTGPRR
- a CDS encoding PLP-dependent aminotransferase family protein, with protein sequence MQIGAASLAAQLGDWRDVPEPAHRALANRLRLLVQDGRLPLSVRLPGERDLAAAVGVSRTTVGAAYAALREEGYLSSRERSRSAVRLPRGPTDAEHADTGSDTIDLSVASSPAPGPFLADALGRAMTMLARHLPRVGYDLVGIPELRAAVADRFTARGVPTTPGQIMVTSGAQHALSLLVRTLAAPRDRVLVDHPTYPQALAALSRAAVRISPVALRDGGWDLPALADASRGCALAYLVPDFHNPTGYCMDTAAREALRLGCPVIVDETLAELALDIDPPAPVAAFLPEAITIGSLSKVVWGGLRVGWIRAATPTIQRLTRARATGDLGTSVIDQLVSTVLLEQLDSHLPHRRDELRGRRAHLLQLLGDRFPSWTVSPGPGGLSLWVGLDAPISSALAAAAPDHGLRLAAGPRFGLGGAFERHLRLPYGLPEPLTTEAFARLRSTADDLGARRTRVGPSTPAV